From Candidatus Neomarinimicrobiota bacterium:
GATCTATGAGAAAGCGAAGCATTCGGTGCCGGATTGCGGAGATGTTATTCTCTGGAACTCCCGGGAAGAAATTACCGAAAGTACCATAGCAAATGTTGTGATACAGTTGGAAGGCAGACTGATCACGCCACCTGTCGAATCCGGCCTTTTACCCGGTACCTTTCGGCAATATTTGCTGGATAAAGGTGAAATCGGTGAAAACACGGTTACGGTTGATATCCTTCAGCAGGCTGAACGAATTTATCTTATCAATTCTGTGCGAAAGTGGCGCCAGGCATCTCTGGTAAAGTAGAACCAAAATTTTTCCTGAAGTCACTCTGAGTTCATCGACGAGTGGCGCACCTGCCACCCTCTTCTTTAAATGTGAAGGGGGGCTCGGATTTAAATGTATAGGTCCGGGAGAAAAATCACCGTAACTTCCTCTCACAACTTCCACCCCGTCCAACACCGGGAGACTTCATATGGCTAAGATAACCTTTTACGGCGCTACAGGAACCGTCACCGGTTCCCGTACGCTCCTCGATCTCGACTCCCAAAGATTTCTTATCGATTGCGGCATGTTCCAGGGTAAAAAGGAGAATCGTCTGAAAAACTGGGATCCGTTTCCGGTACCGCCTGAATCTGTTGATGCGGTTCTTTTAACTCATGCCCACATCGATCATTCCGGCTATTTACCCCGGTTTTGCCGGTACGATTTTGCCGGGAGAATCCATGCCACCCATGCAACGTCTGACTTGTGTGAAATATTGCTGAAGGACAGCGCGCACCTGCAAGAAGAAGACGCCAAATGGGCCAACAAAAAGGGGTTTTCACAGCACAAACCGGCACTCCCTTTGTATACAACCAAAGATGCTGAAAACGCGCTTACCCACTTTAGCCCGGTGCACTACGGCGAGGATCTTTTCCCCGCAGATGATATTCGGGTGAAATTTAAGGATGCCGGACATATACTGGGCTCATCCCTGGTCGATATCAAGGTCGGTCGGAATAATAATACGAGTAAGGTGCTTTTTACCGGGGATTTGGGGCGTCCCAGGCGTCCGGTGTTGAAAGATCCTGTCCAGGTGTATAACGTGGATTACCTGGTTATCGAATCCACCTATGGTAATCGGTTACATTCGGATGCGTCGCCATACGAGGAACTGGTCAGGGTTATTAATGAGAGCGCGGACAGGGGAGGTGTCCTGGTAATTCCGTCCTTTGCCGTGGGGCGGACGCAGACTCTGTTGTACGTAATCAGAGAACTGGAAGCACAAGGGAAGATCCCGGTGATGCCAATTTACATCGATTCCCCAATGGCAATCGATGCTACTTCCATCTTCACGAGTCATTTGGATGTACTGAACCTGCATGCCAGGGAGCAGACGCTTCAGGGGAGCTCGATCTTTCAACCCACCCAGCTTAAGGTTTGCCGCTCACGGGAAGAATCGATGGCGATAAACAGGATAAAAGAAAAAGCGATTATTATTTCCGCCAGTGGGATGATTACCGGTGGACGTATTCTGCATCATATGCGTGAGCGGTTGGGTGATCCAAAGAATTCGATACTGTTTATCGGTTACCAGGCGATGGGGACGCGCGGCCGGACAATTTTGGAAGGCGCTGAGACCGTGAAAATCCATGGGAAAAAGATTCCGGTGAAGGCACAAATTAAAAATATCTTCGGTTTCTCCGGTCATGCCGATTATGAAGAGATACTCGCCTGGCTGATGGGGTTCAATCGACCGCCAAAGATGACATTTATTAATCACGGTGAGGCGGATGCCTCGGAGGCGCTGGCAGAGAAAATACGCTCACATTTCGGGTGGGAGGTTACGGTCCCAGAATTCGGAGAAAATTATTCCATAGATATGTAATCGCCGGGACACCTGCGCATCCCGGCGATTCATCAGTAAGTCAGATTACGACCATTGTCCGGACTTCCGGACTTCGGCCTTGGGCAGTTCGTCCAGTTCGGCTTCTGCCTCGTCTAGCTTTTCCTGCTCCAGGGCATGTTCTTCCAGTTCGCCGTTCAGGAAGCTCTCGTAACCCGCCAAATCCATCACACCATGGCCACTCAGATTAAAGAGGATAACCTTTTCTTTGCCTTCTTCGCGCGCCTTTTCGGCTTCCTGGATCGTGGCCGCGATGGCATGGCTGGTCTCCGGCGCTACAATCATTCCCTCGGTCCGTGCCCACTGCAGTGCTGAGGAGTAGGAGGTGATTTGGTCGATGGCGCGCGGCTTCACCAACCCTTCGATAACCGCTTGCGAGACCAGCGGAGCCATGCCGTGATAGCGTAGTCCGCCTGCGTGGATTGGCTCCGGAACAAAATTGTGGCCGAGGGTGTGCATGGGCATAAGCGGCGTGGAGCCTGCCGAGTCACCGAAGTCATAGGTAAAAATACCCCTGGTGAGCGTAGGGCATGACGTGGGCTCCACTGGAATAATTTCGATGTCGTCTCCGTTTATTTTGTCGTGCACAAACGGAAAAGCCAAACCCGCAAAGTTACTTCCGCCCCCTGCGCAGCCAATTACTACATCCGGCTTCTTAATACCGACCTTTTCCAGCTGCTTTTTGGCTTCCTGTCCAATGATGGTCTGGTGTAGAAGTACATGATTCAACACGCTGCCCAACGAGTACTTGGTCTTGCCGGATTCGTCGGAGACCGCCGCTTCTACCGCTTCACTGATGGCCATTCCCAGACTACCGGGCGTATCCGGGTCCTTCTCCAGAAACTTCCGGCCGGCTGCCGTTTCATCCGAAGGCGATGCAATACAGTCTGCGCCCCAGGTGCGCATCATAATTTTCCGATACGGCTTCTGGTCAAAGCTAATCCTGACCATGAACACTTTACAATTGAGTCCAATTAGCTGGCAGGCAAATGCCAGCGCACTGCCCCACTGACCGGCGCCGGTTTCGGTGGTCAGCGTTTTTACACCAAATTCCTTGTTATACCACGCCTGTGCTACCGAAGTATTGGGCTTATGGCTTCCGGGAGGGGATACGCTTTCATCCTTGTAAAAGATTTTTGCAGGTGTGTCCAGCGCCTCTTCCAGGCGGACAGCACGTTTCAGGGGTGAGGGACGCCACCGGGTCAGGATACCAAGGATTTCTTCCGGGATATCGATCCAGCGTTCCTGGCTCATCTCCTGTTCAATCAGATTCATCGGGAACACCGCAGACAAGTCGTCCGGACCGGCCGGATTACCATCCGGGCCCAATGGCGGTTGTATTGGTGTCGGAAGGTCGACTGCAAGATTATACCACTGCCGTGGCATATCGGCTTCGCTGAGATAGATTTTTGTCTCCATTGAATACGTCTCCTGATTCTGTTTACTGGTTCAATGCCACACTGTGGTGACTTGTGTCAAACTCCTGTTAATTCAATCATGCAATCGCTCGGAACATGCATTTTGTCTGTCTGGTAAGAGGTTGCCCGGGCGTTACCACCGGACAAATGAAGACCAAATTATAAATATAATCACAGTGATTACAAACAGTTTTCCTGCGGCTACAAAGGGATTTGCCTCTCTTTGATTTACTCTACACTTCAGAATATGGCGAAACTACAGGGATATTTCCAGGCCCTCATGACCAATAATCAACGACAGTGGTGAGTCCGGATAATTAATTGATTTGTACTGTTGAGCTTCATCCCGGAGCGATTGAATGGTAGAGTCGTCGTTCTCCGGCTCGTGGTGAAACAGAACCATAGTTTTTACACCGGCTTCTGCGGCGAGGTCAATACCAATGATGGCGGAGCTGTGACCCCAGTCCTTCTTATGGTGAACCGCTTCCAGGAGGGTGTACTGTGAGTCAAAAGTGAGGACATCCGCATCCTGGAAGAAGTCGGTGTACTGTTTTGTATTCATTTGGGACAGGTCTTTAAATTCGGAGTCAGTGGTATAGACGAACGATTTTCCATCGGACTCCACCCGATATCCGTACGAGTTACCGGGGTGATTCAGCTCCTTGGTACGAATGGTTACCCCTTCAATGGTATGCTTTCCTTCCGGCTGGAGTGTGTGGAACTCCTTGGTGCTGGCCATATCATCCAGTGAGACCGGGAAAAATCGGAAATCCTGCTGGGCACGAATACGTTCTTCCAGATCCGGGATAGGACTGTGGAAGATAATTTTGTGCTGGGGTAGGTAGGCGGGAGTGAAGAATGGAAACCCCATCATGTGATCCCAATGGGTGTGACTGATAAAAAAATGGATTGCCAGACCTTCCGATGCTGCTTCAGACTCCGTCAGGGCATTCCCAAGCCGTTTAAGTCCGCTGCCCATGTCAAAGATGAAAAGGTTATCCTTCACAGTTACCTGGACACAGGAAGTATTCCCGCCAATGAGACTATCCTGAAATCCATTCAGACTCTCCAAAAATTTTTCACGATCCGAATCCGATTCAAGCTTCTCTCGTTGAGCGAGGCGAAGTACATTGAGCATTTTCTGGCGAATTTGAGTTGGAGTGGGGGGCGTTGGAATCGACCCGCGAACTCCCCAAAATTTTATATCCATTTAAGTCGCCTGTAATTTATTTGCGAATATGAAAACTGAAACTCCAACGTATTATATTGTAACGACAGAATAAACAAAATAATGACTAAATTTCAAACGGAATGTATCAAGATATAAATATTTCTTTGGATGGGCCCGCAAACATTTTAACTTATGAACAGATATTCATATAATGGAGTTGAAAATGACGCAGGAATTACACAGTATATCGTCCGCAAATAGTCAGGCTATTCAAGAGAGTTTGGGGGATGAGGAGCATATTCGGGAGTTGTCGGATCTGTTTAAGGCGTTATGTGATCCCACAAGATTGCGGATTATTCTGGCACTGAAGGAAGAGGAGTTATGTGTGCACGATTTGGCGTTACTGACAGAGACCAGCGAATCCAATGCCTCCCATCAGTTACGAGTCCTCCGGAATATGAAGTTGGTGAAATATACCCGTCGGGGGAAACAGGTGTTTTACTCCATAGATGACGAGCACATTTCGCATTTTCTGGAGGATATCCAGCAGCATCTCGGCGAACAAAACGGAGAGGAGGATCGGAGCGAGTAATGTCTTCCTATCGCGAATTGCGGGATAAAAACAGGAAAAGTCTGCAGATTGCACTCGGTATTACGGCTTTTTTCTTCTTCGTCGAGCTTATTGGGGGATGGCTGACCAACAGTCTGGCGCTACTGAGCGATGCCGGACACATGTTGACCGATGTACTGGCGCTTGGGCTTAGTTTGTTCGCCATGTGGTTGGCCAAGCGTCCGCCAACCAAGAGCCATACCTTTGGATACCATCGATTTGAAATATTCGCGGCTTTTCTCAATGGGCTAACACTGGCCGGGATCTCGGTTTACATTTTTGTTGAGGCATACCAGCGAATACAGAACCCCCCGGAAGTCGCCGGATTCCCGATGATGCTCATCGCGACGGTGGGGCTCCTGGTGAACTTGCTGAGCGGATTTTTTCTTCATAAGTCTAAAGATGACAGCCTGAACGTGAAGGGAGCGTATTTGCACGTCCTGGGCGACGCCCTGGGGTCGGTCGGAGCTATTGTAGCCGGAATTATTATGTGGACTACCGGCTGGATGTATGCGGATCCGATCTTCAGTGTCGTCATTGGAATGATAATTATTGCCTCGTCGTGGCGTCTCATGCGGGATACGTTCCACGTCCTTATGCAGGGAACGCCCCCGGAAATTGAACCGGAAGACGTACAGACCTCAATCTGTAATCTCAAGAATGTAACCGGCGTCCATGATCTCCATATCTGGACGCTGACCAACGGTATCCATGCCATGACTGTACATGTAAACGTCGACGAATCCGTTTCGCAAACGTCGCACGATGATATTATTCACGCAATCCGGGAGATGACGATGGATGAGTACGGCATCCAGCATACGACTGTCCAGCTGGAGATGCAGGAAAATGGCGATCACCGGTGCATTGTTCAGGAAGAACATTAGTTATCATATGGCAAAATCCCCCTGACACCTTCCTGGTGGCACCGGCGCTTTACAAAAATTTTACATGTAAACGATCAGTACAATTCTTATTTTTCGTATTAATGTAAATCCATGAGAGGGGGTAAGTATGAAATCAGCCGCACGGATTTTAGTCAAATGGGTGATTCTGAGTTTTTTGCTCGTGCCGGTATTTGCGCTGGGACAGGATGTCGGTTTGTCCGGACGGATTTATACGGGTTATTTTTATAATACGCACACCAATAATAATGCCTTCACTGTTGACCGGGTATATCTTGGATATGCAGGTGACCTGACATCGGATGTCAGTTATAACGTCACTAGTGATATTGGTCCGGATTTTACGGATGGTGGATATCAGTTGTTTATGAAATACGCCTATATCGATTGGCGACAGGGTGATGCCGGAGGACTGATACTCGGTATGATTCCCATGAATGCCTATGATGTACAAAAGAGAACCTGGGGATTCCGGTATCTGCGCAAAACCGTCATGAATGACCGTGGGTTTGCCCCCTCTGCCGATATCGGCGCCGGGTACGAGATGCGGTTCTCGAGAAAAGTATTAGTTTCCGCAGCCCTCTCCAACGGTGAGGGATACAAATCCCCTGAGGTTGATGAGTACAAGCGGATCCACGTCCGCTTACTCTATGGCCCTGAAAATTTGGGGAGCACAACCGGATTCAATGTGGGGGCTTATACCAGTTATGAAGCGGAAAACGTAGATGAGAGCCGGATGACTTTTGCAGGATTTACCGGAATTCATGTCAACGATATGTGGGCCGGTCTGGAAGGTGCATATCAAATGCTGAGTGAAACAGACTGGAACCAGTTATTACTCTCGGTATATGGACGTATGGAAGTTGGTGAAGATGCCACGGCTTTTGGCCGGTTCGATTACAGTAATGAACAGAACCCCGTCACGGAGATTACGGAAAACCTAATTATTGGTGGTGTTGAGTTTAATCCGACCGGGGGGATCAAAATTGCGCCGAATTTCGTCTATTCTCTCGAAGATGACGGCGAAGATGACCTCGCGATTCGGGCCAGCTGCGAATTCCGGTGGTAATAATCCGTGAAGGATAACAAGTTTTACACCGAGTTTGATACCGAGACTATCGGTGGAAGGTCAGCAAAGGATTACCGGACCGAATTCCAGCGGGATCGGGACCGGATAATCTACTGTGCGGCCTTCCGGAGACTCCAGGGAAAGACCCAGGTTTTTATGTCCGGCGAGTATGACTTTTACCGGACGCGCCTGACCCACTCCATTGAGGTCGCCCAGATCGGACGTTCCATTGTTAACTTTCTGAATCAAAACTCCGAACATTTTTCAAAAGAGTTCACCCTGGATGCGGACCTGGTGGAAGTGACCTGCCTGGCGCACGATATTGGGCACCCGCCATTCGGGCACGGCGGGGAAAACGTGCTGAACGATCTCATGGTATCCCATGGTGGTTTCGAGGGAAACGCCCAGACACTTCGCATCCTCACGGATATTTTCTATGAGGCACCGGAGGGCCGGCGGGGAATGAAGCCGTCACGTGCGTTCCTGGATGGAGTGATGAAATACAAAACCCTGGAAAAGGAGATGAGGCCGCCTAAATCCAAATTCCTTTACAATGATCAAAAGGAGTATCTGTGCTTTGTCGCCGGAGATACCGGAAGCGAAATCCCCCGAACGGATCAGAGTATAGAATGCCAGATCATGGATTGGGCGGATGACACGGCCTATTCTCTGAACGATCTCCTGGATGGTTATAAAGCCGGATTCCTCACCCAGCGCAGCATCGAATCGTGGGCGGAGGAACATGATTTGGACACCCGGGAAACGGAAATTATTGGCCATCTACTCCGGCAGATTAAGAATGAAGCGGACTTCGAAGTGTACGTTGCCAATAAGGTAGGCGAATTCATCGAATCGGTTGCGCTGGAAAAGATTGCCGATAACGAGTGGTCCAACCGGTACGATTACCGACTCCGTCCCGATCCGGAGCACGAGAAAGAGAGCCGGGTCTATAAAGCATTGGCCTATGATGTAATCTTCCAGAGTCCCCAAATTCAGCAGCTGGAGGCAAAGGGGTGTCGGATCATTTCTCAGCTTTTCGAAGCACTGGCAGAACGGTATATCGGGAACGAGTCGAATTTCCAGCTCCTGCCACGGAAGGTGGCGCGACACATCGAACAGGCCGGATCCGACGATGCCAAAGCCCGGCTTCTTTGCGACCGCATCGCCGGGATGACTGATGGCTACGCCATCCGCATCTATAAGCGAATTTTTGATCCCGATTTCGGCAGTATCGTGGATTTGATTTGACAGTGTTTAAGTGTTCAGGTGTTCGGGTATTCAGGTAAAAGCGTGTTGGTGTGTTAAAGTGTTAAAGTGTTAAAGTGTTATAGTTTTATCGTTAAAATCGTCAAATGTCGAGAGTCCTCCTTCCTCTTCCCGAGCATCCAATCTGTTGGTAGTCCCCATGATACTAATCTGGCTTTTGACGGACTCGTGACTGGTTCAGCGGGTTGTTTGATGTCGGTTGTGAATAGTTAGTTGTTCGTTGTATGTCTTTTTATCTTTGCGTTTCCTTAGCGTTCTTCGCGGCTCAGCGGTTCTTTTTTCTCTGTTCATCCGTTCACCCGGTTCCCCTTTTCCGTTAATTATGACGCGCTTGTATGGAAAACCTGGGCACGAATAAGCAACACGTAAAACAAGCATCAAAGCAGTGGATACTAATTCCAGGATTTCCTAATTTCGCATCCTTTGCGACGCGGAAATAACTCACAAGAAGACCTAGTACAGGGACCGCTTTTCCCGGCGATAGTCCGGCTGGCCATTCCGCTGGTTTTGGCCAACCTGATGCAAACGGCTTACAATATTGTCGACACTTACTGGGTCGGTCGTCTCGGCGAACAGGCAGTGGCGGCCATTTCCCTTGCCTTCCCGGTCATTTTCCTCATTATTTCCTTCGGGGCCGGCCTCACCGTTGCCGGTACAGTTCTTATCGCCCAGTACACGGGTAAAGGAGACCAGGAACAGGTCGACCTGACCGCTGGCCAGACCATCATACTCCTCGTCAACGTCTCCATCGTCATTTCTGTTGTTGGCTATTTGCTCAGTGGCCCGATGCTCAATTTTATGGGGGCAGAGCCCGGTGTCCTGGAAAAGGGGACCTCCTATCTGAAAATCCTGTTTGCCGGCGCCAGCTTCATGTTCATGTTTTTTGTCTTCCAATCCATCCTGCGCGGGTGGGGCGATACCAAAACTCCCATGTGGGTGATGTTTTGGTCGGTGCTCGGGAATACCATCCTTGATCCCCTTCTGATCATGGGGATCGGCCCCTTTCCGGAGATGGGCATAGCCGGGGCGGCCTGGGCGACTATTATATCTCGGGGGATTGCAGCGATTGTCGGACTCTGGATCTTATTTAGTGGGAAGAAGGCGCTCCACATTAAATTGCGGCATCTCTGGCCGGACTGGAAACTCCAGTGGCGGCTCATCAAACTCGGCATTCCGGCCTCCGTTGAACAGAGTATCACTGCCCTCGGTATTACGGCAATGGTCTTTATCGTCGCCGATTTCGGCACGACCGTTGTCGCAGCCTACGGAATCGGTGCGCGGATTCTATCTTTTGTCATTGTACCGGCGTTCGCCCTGTCAATGGCAACATCCACGGCACTGGGGCAGAATTTTGGTGCGGGTAAACTGGACAGAGCAGAGAAAGCCGGATGGATCGGCGCGGGGACTGGCTTCGGCGGATTAACCTTCTTTGGAATTATACTGTTTCTCTTTGCCGAGCCAATTACCGCGGTATTTATTAAAGATAATCCTGACGTTGTCCGGCTTGGGACAGAATTTTTGCGAATAATGGCGTTATCATTTGGATTTTTTGCATTACAGTTGGTATTTAATGGTGCATTCCGGGGGGCGGGGCGGACCAGTACCGCAATGGTCATGGCGATTATCGCATTTTGGGTGACGCGAATCCCGCTCGCCTATTTGCTCTCTAATACATTTGAAATGGGTCCCCAGGGGATCTGGTGGGCTTTTCCCATCAGTATAGTGTTTATGGGGCTGCTGACCACTTACTGGTTCTGGCTGGGACGATGGCGGAAGGAAACACCGGATGCCGAAACCCGAATTAAAAAGCGGATCATTGACGAAACCGAGCTGGATGAAGGCGTCAACGATTAGTACCCGGCTCCAAGGTCTCAGGCGATAAATTTTCCTTGAACTTCACCCTGATCCCAATGATATTGATAGGTACATTCGAAAGTGTCAACTTAGCCTATTTTCGGCAATAATCTGAGGCGAGGTCTTTAAAACACAGAGCGGAGGAGGGCAGCATGAGAGTTCGCGACCTGCTGAACAAAAAAGCATCGGAAATTCAATCTACTACACCAACGACGTCTTTGCTCAAGGCCATTAAACAGCTCAACGATCACAACATCGGTTCGCTGATTGTCCTGGATGGGGATACGGTAGCCGGAATCGTCACCGAGCGGGATGTTCTGCATGCAGCCGGACGGCCATCTGGAGATCTGCATTCATTGAACGTGCAGGACGTGATGACGACCGATCTCATCACCTGTGAGCCGGAAGCCAATGTTGAGGGAATTATGGCCACGATGACAGAGAACAGGATTCGGCATTTGCCGGTGCTGGAGGATGAGAACCTGGTGGGGGTCATTTCTATCGGTGATGTGGTCAAAGCACGCTTCCAGGAGACGGAAGCGGAAGCTTCCCAGCTAAAGGAATATATCCGCACCGGGCGCTAGGAGAATCCTTTATCCCGCTCCTACAATGACCAACCGCATAAAAACTGCATAAAGATGGAGAATATAATGGCGGAGAAAGGTTTAAAACTGTGGGGAAAATGGATGGGAATTGCGGTCATTGGCATTCTGATAATAATACAGTTTTTTGGAATTGATCGCAGTAATCCACCGGTGACCCAGGAAATTGATGCCCCGGCCAATGTAAAAAATGTATTGGAAAAGTCCTGTTTTGATTGCCACTCGAACAAAACCGACTGGCCCTGGTACAGTTACATAGCTCCCATTTCATGGCTGGTGGGGAGCGATGTACACGAAGCGCGTGAACATATGAATTTTACCGAGTGGGATACCTATACAACTGAGGAACGCCTTGAGTTAATTGAGGAGATCTGGGAAGAAGTTGAGGAAGGGGAGATGCCGCTCGGTATTTACGAAATAATGCACCCCGATGCCGAACCGACCATACAGGATAAAACGGCATTGCAGGAATGGGTGACCAGCGTTACCGGCGAGACGGCAATTCAGTCGGAAAACGGTGAGTCGGAAGGACATGAGGATCATGAGCACTAAAGATTATTAATACTGAAATGTCTCATGCTGTATTTTTGAGTAAAAATGGACACGACAATATTGTTACTGTTGATGAATGACTATTCCGAATTTAGATAGGCCCTGCGCCGAATTTTTCATAGAAGTCCCGCCTGAAATAAATTAACTTTTAAATTATGATGGACCTGATTAGACAATACGACTGTTTATGGTAATAGAACGCGAGATCCCGCTGAACGTCATTCGTCCCGGAGATCCGGTGACCGGGCGCATCGTCGAATCGTCTGCAGTGACGGATAAGAGCAGCCCGAACTATTGCCGCCATATAGTAATTGATATCTCGGGGACTTCCCTGGAAGGAAATTTTGAGGCGGGACAGGCTTTCGGTGTTATTCCCCGGTGGGATCGGAAGGCCGATGATAACGGATTGCGTCTCTACTCCATCGCCTCCCCGACGACAGGCGAGTTTGGTGAGGGGCACACTATTTCCACAACTGTGAAACGGATCATCACCGAGGAGACGGATGACCATCAACTGAAGTTGGGGACCGCTTCGAATTATTTGTGTGACCTGAATGAAGGCGAAACGGTGAATTTGACTGGTCCGACTGGGAAACAAATGCTGTTGCCGGATCGCGGCCATCGTAATGACCATAATTATGTATTTATAGCGACTGGAACCGGAATTGCGCCATTCCGCGGGATGGTTATTGAACTGCTGGAGAATGGATTTGACGGAGAAATCCACCTCATCTTTGGCGTACCCTATCGCACAGATGTTTATTACGAAGCACTCTTCCGCCGGTTTGAGGCGAAATATCCGAATTTCCATTTCTATACCGCCCTCAGCAGGGAGGAACAAACCCGAGATGGCACCCGCATGTATGTCCACGATCGGATGGCGGTGGAGTGGGAACGCCTGGAGCCGATACTTCGTGAATCGAATACGTTGGCTTATATCTGTGGAATGGCCGGGATGGAGAACGGGGTATACCGATTACTGTTGCAGCATCGCCTCCACGAGTACTTTGATTCCCTCCCAACGGAACTACTGGAATCTAACCCGGATCCCCTATACGATTACGATGAAGTAATCAACTCCCTCCGACCTGATACCCAACGAATGCGGGTCGAGGTATATTAGCAATCTACCCGATTACCTGAACCAACAGAAGAGAGGACAGACGAGCGAACATGACTGAGAAAAAGCGTATCCTGACCGGGGACCGTCCGACAGGGAAAATGCATTTGGGCCACTATGTCGGCACCTTAAAAAACCGGGTCGCCCTGCAGGATGAATATGATTGCTACTTCATTATTGCCGACCTCCACACACTGACGACTAAACCCGAAAAAGAACATATTGAACGCATCCAGGGTAATGTTCGGGAAATGGTCCTTGATTACCTGGCTGCGGGAATCGATCCCGAAAAGTCGACCATATATCTCCAGTCTGCCGTCCATGCAGTCTACGAAATGAATTTAATCTTTGAGATGCTGGTAACGCTGCCGCGATTATCACGGCTGCCCAGCATCAAGGAGATGGCGCGGAATGCCCACCTGGATGAGGAGGCCGTGCCGTTTGGGCTTATCGGGTACCCGGTGCTTCAGGCTGCGGATATTCTGATGCCCAGGGCGCATCTGGTTCCGGTGGGGAAAGACAACGAATCCCATGTGGAGATCTCCAGAGAGATTGCCCGGCGATTTAATAAGTATTACGGGAAGGTTCTTCCGGTACCCAAGGCAAAGATCGGCGATGTGCCAACCCTCGTAGGGACCGACGGGCAGGCGAAAATGAGCAAGAGTCTGGATAATGCAATTTTCCTCTCCGACGACGAGGAGACGGTGCGGAAGAAGGTGTTCAGTACGTACACCGATCCCAACCGGACCAGCGCCGATGTCCCCGGACGCGTCGAAGGGAATCCGGTATTTATTTACCACGATGCCTTCAATCCGAACACGGAAGAAGTGGATGACCTCAAGGAGCGTTACAAGAAAGGGAAAGTTGGTGACGTTGAGGTGAAAAAGAAACTGGCCTCCGCTATAAACAATTTCCTGGATCCCATGCGGGAGCGACGGCGGGAATTTGCTGCCAGAGATGGTTATGTCCAGGAGATCATATATCAGGGAACCGAAAAAGTGCGCGTCCTGGCGGACGAAACTCTCCGGGAGATGAAATCAGCCATGGGATTACAAGATCTCTGGGATTGGGTTGAAGCTGGAAAAAAATAATTGCAGGAAAAGTGTGGAGCAGGTATGAAAATTGGCATTGGATCGGATCACGCAGGGTATCGTTACAAAGAAATGATCAAATCCCATTTGATTGATTTAGGACATGAGGTCGTCGACTTTGGCACCGACTCCTCGGAGTCCGCGGACTATCCGGAATATATCCGGCCGGTCGCGGAAGCGGTCGCCGGCGAAGATATTGACCGGGGAATTGTCCTCGGTGGTTCCGGCAACGGAGAAGCTATCGTGGCAAATCGGGTAAAAGGTGTCCGGTGCACCCTC
This genomic window contains:
- the dgt gene encoding dNTP triphosphohydrolase — protein: MKDNKFYTEFDTETIGGRSAKDYRTEFQRDRDRIIYCAAFRRLQGKTQVFMSGEYDFYRTRLTHSIEVAQIGRSIVNFLNQNSEHFSKEFTLDADLVEVTCLAHDIGHPPFGHGGENVLNDLMVSHGGFEGNAQTLRILTDIFYEAPEGRRGMKPSRAFLDGVMKYKTLEKEMRPPKSKFLYNDQKEYLCFVAGDTGSEIPRTDQSIECQIMDWADDTAYSLNDLLDGYKAGFLTQRSIESWAEEHDLDTRETEIIGHLLRQIKNEADFEVYVANKVGEFIESVALEKIADNEWSNRYDYRLRPDPEHEKESRVYKALAYDVIFQSPQIQQLEAKGCRIISQLFEALAERYIGNESNFQLLPRKVARHIEQAGSDDAKARLLCDRIAGMTDGYAIRIYKRIFDPDFGSIVDLI
- a CDS encoding MATE family efflux transporter yields the protein MRRGNNSQEDLVQGPLFPAIVRLAIPLVLANLMQTAYNIVDTYWVGRLGEQAVAAISLAFPVIFLIISFGAGLTVAGTVLIAQYTGKGDQEQVDLTAGQTIILLVNVSIVISVVGYLLSGPMLNFMGAEPGVLEKGTSYLKILFAGASFMFMFFVFQSILRGWGDTKTPMWVMFWSVLGNTILDPLLIMGIGPFPEMGIAGAAWATIISRGIAAIVGLWILFSGKKALHIKLRHLWPDWKLQWRLIKLGIPASVEQSITALGITAMVFIVADFGTTVVAAYGIGARILSFVIVPAFALSMATSTALGQNFGAGKLDRAEKAGWIGAGTGFGGLTFFGIILFLFAEPITAVFIKDNPDVVRLGTEFLRIMALSFGFFALQLVFNGAFRGAGRTSTAMVMAIIAFWVTRIPLAYLLSNTFEMGPQGIWWAFPISIVFMGLLTTYWFWLGRWRKETPDAETRIKKRIIDETELDEGVND
- a CDS encoding CBS domain-containing protein, with product MRVRDLLNKKASEIQSTTPTTSLLKAIKQLNDHNIGSLIVLDGDTVAGIVTERDVLHAAGRPSGDLHSLNVQDVMTTDLITCEPEANVEGIMATMTENRIRHLPVLEDENLVGVISIGDVVKARFQETEAEASQLKEYIRTGR
- a CDS encoding heme-binding domain-containing protein; the protein is MAEKGLKLWGKWMGIAVIGILIIIQFFGIDRSNPPVTQEIDAPANVKNVLEKSCFDCHSNKTDWPWYSYIAPISWLVGSDVHEAREHMNFTEWDTYTTEERLELIEEIWEEVEEGEMPLGIYEIMHPDAEPTIQDKTALQEWVTSVTGETAIQSENGESEGHEDHEH
- the trpS gene encoding tryptophan--tRNA ligase translates to MTEKKRILTGDRPTGKMHLGHYVGTLKNRVALQDEYDCYFIIADLHTLTTKPEKEHIERIQGNVREMVLDYLAAGIDPEKSTIYLQSAVHAVYEMNLIFEMLVTLPRLSRLPSIKEMARNAHLDEEAVPFGLIGYPVLQAADILMPRAHLVPVGKDNESHVEISREIARRFNKYYGKVLPVPKAKIGDVPTLVGTDGQAKMSKSLDNAIFLSDDEETVRKKVFSTYTDPNRTSADVPGRVEGNPVFIYHDAFNPNTEEVDDLKERYKKGKVGDVEVKKKLASAINNFLDPMRERRREFAARDGYVQEIIYQGTEKVRVLADETLREMKSAMGLQDLWDWVEAGKK
- the rpiB gene encoding ribose 5-phosphate isomerase B — translated: MKIGIGSDHAGYRYKEMIKSHLIDLGHEVVDFGTDSSESADYPEYIRPVAEAVAGEDIDRGIVLGGSGNGEAIVANRVKGVRCTLCWNTESAELARRHNDSNVLSIGERMVTKKEALEIVDIWLETGFDGGRHARRINQIDAG